The proteins below come from a single Miscanthus floridulus cultivar M001 chromosome 1, ASM1932011v1, whole genome shotgun sequence genomic window:
- the LOC136456108 gene encoding uncharacterized protein gives MVVPNYTYLKLKMPDPSGIIMIESMYEHAYDCDVECIEYTKALAEAETLIANLDQLSGEAPDSKRHAGVFEPTEAIKLVPVDPACLDDWALRISATLDIK, from the coding sequence atggtagtccccaactatacctacctcaagctcaagatgccagacCCTAGTGgtatcatcatgattgagtccatgtatgaacatgcatacgactgtgacgtcgagtgcatcgagtacaccAAGGCTctcgcggaggccgagaccctcatcgccaacctcgaccaactcagtggcgaggcacctgactccaagcgtcatgCAGGGGTGTTTGAGCctacggaggccatcaagctcgtcccggtcgaccccgcctgcctcgACGactgggcgctgaggatcagtgccaccctcgacatcaaatag